One genomic region from Equus asinus isolate D_3611 breed Donkey chromosome 10, EquAss-T2T_v2, whole genome shotgun sequence encodes:
- the TRIM23 gene encoding E3 ubiquitin-protein ligase TRIM23 isoform X2: protein MAALVVNKAGAGLDSGRQGSRGTAVVKVLECGVCEDVFSLQGDKVPRLLLCGHTVCHDCLTRLPLHGRAIRCPFDRQVTDLGDSGVWGLKKNFALLELLERLQNGHIGQYGAAEEAIGISGEHSVLEPEANQIRASILDMAHCIRTFTEEISDYSRKLVGIVQHIEGGEQIVEDGIAMAHTEHVPGTAENARSCVRAYFSDLHETLCRQEEMALSVVDAHVREKLIWLRQQQEDMTILLSQVSTACLHCEKTLQQDDCRVVLAKQEITRLLETLQKQQQQFTEVADHIQLDASIPVTFTKDNRVHIGPKMEIRVVTLGLDGAGKTTILFKLKQDEFMQPIPTIGFNVETVEYKNLKFTIWDVGGKHKLRPLWKHYYLNTQAVVFVVDSSHRDRVSEAHSELAKLLTEKELRDALLLIFANKQDVAGALSVEEITELLSLHKLCCGRSWYIQGCDARSGMGLYEGLDWLSRQLVAAGVLDVA from the exons GTGCTGGAGTGTGGAGTTTGTGAAGATGTCTTTTCTTTGCAAGGAGATAAAGTTCCTCGCCTTCTGCTGTGTGGCCACACAGTCTGTCATGACTGTCTCACCCGCCTGCCTCTTCATGGAAGAGCAATCCGTTGCCCTTTTGATCGACAAGTAACAGACCTAG gagATTCAGGTGTCTGgggattgaaaaaaaattttgctttattGGAGCTTTTGGAGCGACTGCAGAATGGACATATTGGTCAGTATGGAGCTGCAGAAGAAGCCATCGGGATATCTGGAGAG CATTCAGTATTGGAACCAGAAGCTAACCAGATCCGAGCATCAATTTTAGATATGGCTCACTGCATACGGACCTTCACTGAGGAAATCTCAGATTATTCCAGAAAATTAGTTGGGATTGTTCAGCACATTGAAGGAGGAGAACAAATAGTGGAAGATGGAATTGCAATGGCCCACACAGAACat GTACCAGGTACTGCAGAGAATGCCCGGTCATGTGTCCGAGCTTATTTTTCTGATCTGCATGAAACTCTGTGTCGCCAAGAAGAAATGGCCCTAAGTGTTGTGGATGCTCATGTTCGAGAAAAACTGATTTGGCTCAGGCAGCAACAAGAAGATATGACTATTTTGTTGTCCCAGGTTTCAACAGCCTGTCTCCATTGTGAAAAGACTTTGCAACAG GATGATTGTAGAGTTGTCTTGGCAAAACAAGAAATTACAAGGTTACTGGAAACATTgcaaaaacagcagcagcagtttACAGAAGTTGCAGATCACATTCAATTGGATGCCAGCATCCCTGTCACTTTTACAAAG gaCAATAGAGTTCACATTGGACCAAAAATGGAAATTCGAGTTGTTACGTTAGGATtagatggtgctgggaaaactactATTTTGTTTAAGTTAAAACAGGATGAGTTCATGCAGCCTATTCCAACAATTG gttttAATGTGGAAACTGTAGAATATAAAAATCTTAAGTTCACTATTTGGGATGTAGGtggaaaacacaaattaagaCCATTGTGGAAACATTATTACCTCAATACCCAAG CTGTTGTATTTGTTGTTGATAGCAGTCACAGAGACAGAGTTAGCGAAGCACACAGTGAACTTGCAAAGttgttaacagaaaaagaactccgAGATGCTTTGCTCCTGATTTTTGCTAACAAACAG GATGTTGCTGGAGCTCTGTCAGTAGAAGAAATCACTgaacttctcagtctccataagCTGTGCTGTGGTCGTAGCTGGTATATTCAGGGCTGTGATGCTCGAAGTGGTATGGGACTGTACGAAGGGTTGGACTGGCTCTCACGGCAACTCGTGGCTGCTGGAGTACTGGATGTTGCTTGA
- the TRIM23 gene encoding E3 ubiquitin-protein ligase TRIM23 isoform X1 produces the protein MAALVVNKAGAGLDSGRQGSRGTAVVKVLECGVCEDVFSLQGDKVPRLLLCGHTVCHDCLTRLPLHGRAIRCPFDRQVTDLGDSGVWGLKKNFALLELLERLQNGHIGQYGAAEEAIGISGESIIRCDEDEAHVASVYCTVCATHLCSECSQVTHSTKTLAKHRRVPLADKPHEKTMCSQHQVHAIEFVCLEEGCQTSPLMCCVCKEYGKHQGHKHSVLEPEANQIRASILDMAHCIRTFTEEISDYSRKLVGIVQHIEGGEQIVEDGIAMAHTEHVPGTAENARSCVRAYFSDLHETLCRQEEMALSVVDAHVREKLIWLRQQQEDMTILLSQVSTACLHCEKTLQQDDCRVVLAKQEITRLLETLQKQQQQFTEVADHIQLDASIPVTFTKDNRVHIGPKMEIRVVTLGLDGAGKTTILFKLKQDEFMQPIPTIGFNVETVEYKNLKFTIWDVGGKHKLRPLWKHYYLNTQAVVFVVDSSHRDRVSEAHSELAKLLTEKELRDALLLIFANKQDVAGALSVEEITELLSLHKLCCGRSWYIQGCDARSGMGLYEGLDWLSRQLVAAGVLDVA, from the exons GTGCTGGAGTGTGGAGTTTGTGAAGATGTCTTTTCTTTGCAAGGAGATAAAGTTCCTCGCCTTCTGCTGTGTGGCCACACAGTCTGTCATGACTGTCTCACCCGCCTGCCTCTTCATGGAAGAGCAATCCGTTGCCCTTTTGATCGACAAGTAACAGACCTAG gagATTCAGGTGTCTGgggattgaaaaaaaattttgctttattGGAGCTTTTGGAGCGACTGCAGAATGGACATATTGGTCAGTATGGAGCTGCAGAAGAAGCCATCGGGATATCTGGAGAG aGCATCATTCGTTGTGATGAAGATGAAGCTCACGTTGCATCTGTATATTGCACTGTATGTGCAACTCACCTGTGCTCAGAGTGTTCCCAAGTTACTCATTCTACAAAGACATTAGCAAAGCACAGGCGAGTGCCTCTAGCTGATAAACCTCATGAGAAAACCATGTGCTCTCAGCATCAGGTGCATGCCATTGAGTTTGTTTGCTTGGAAGAAGGCTGTCAAACTAGCCCACTTATGTGCTGTGTCTGCAAAGAATATGGAAAGCACCAAGGTCACAAG CATTCAGTATTGGAACCAGAAGCTAACCAGATCCGAGCATCAATTTTAGATATGGCTCACTGCATACGGACCTTCACTGAGGAAATCTCAGATTATTCCAGAAAATTAGTTGGGATTGTTCAGCACATTGAAGGAGGAGAACAAATAGTGGAAGATGGAATTGCAATGGCCCACACAGAACat GTACCAGGTACTGCAGAGAATGCCCGGTCATGTGTCCGAGCTTATTTTTCTGATCTGCATGAAACTCTGTGTCGCCAAGAAGAAATGGCCCTAAGTGTTGTGGATGCTCATGTTCGAGAAAAACTGATTTGGCTCAGGCAGCAACAAGAAGATATGACTATTTTGTTGTCCCAGGTTTCAACAGCCTGTCTCCATTGTGAAAAGACTTTGCAACAG GATGATTGTAGAGTTGTCTTGGCAAAACAAGAAATTACAAGGTTACTGGAAACATTgcaaaaacagcagcagcagtttACAGAAGTTGCAGATCACATTCAATTGGATGCCAGCATCCCTGTCACTTTTACAAAG gaCAATAGAGTTCACATTGGACCAAAAATGGAAATTCGAGTTGTTACGTTAGGATtagatggtgctgggaaaactactATTTTGTTTAAGTTAAAACAGGATGAGTTCATGCAGCCTATTCCAACAATTG gttttAATGTGGAAACTGTAGAATATAAAAATCTTAAGTTCACTATTTGGGATGTAGGtggaaaacacaaattaagaCCATTGTGGAAACATTATTACCTCAATACCCAAG CTGTTGTATTTGTTGTTGATAGCAGTCACAGAGACAGAGTTAGCGAAGCACACAGTGAACTTGCAAAGttgttaacagaaaaagaactccgAGATGCTTTGCTCCTGATTTTTGCTAACAAACAG GATGTTGCTGGAGCTCTGTCAGTAGAAGAAATCACTgaacttctcagtctccataagCTGTGCTGTGGTCGTAGCTGGTATATTCAGGGCTGTGATGCTCGAAGTGGTATGGGACTGTACGAAGGGTTGGACTGGCTCTCACGGCAACTCGTGGCTGCTGGAGTACTGGATGTTGCTTGA